GAAATCAAATCACAATTAAATCTTTTGGTATTTCTTTGCTTGTTTTTTATTTTCTGGATCCAATTCGATTGATTCTGGATGGAAAACAATATTCCAATACCGAACCACATAAGCAATCACACCAGCAGTGAGAACAAAAAGTAAAACATAAGCGGAGATCACAGGATACATTAAAAATTCATAAGGTGCGCCGAATTGCAAAAAGTAAGGCAAAGACATATACCAAATTACAGATACTGCTACGATCCCCACGCCAAATTTTCCCCACCAGTTCGGTCGTCCTTGTAATCCTCGTTTTAAATACAAATACCCACCAAGCCAAACTCCTAGAACTTCGCGGATAAAATAGACAATGAGGATCCAACTGGGGAAATCAAAATGAATGGTGACAACAAAGAGTCCTCCGAGTGTTACCAGTTTGTCGCAAACCGGATCTAAGTAACGGCCGAGGGTTGTTTCTTGGTGGAGAAGGCGAGCAAAGAGGCCATCCAAATAATCACTGAAGACAGCGGCCGTTGCATAGAAAATGGAGGCAAAAAAAGCACGAAGGTTTGCCGGATCATGGGCATAGTCGAAAGTACTTTGGAAGAAAAACGGGAGTAACAATACTCGAAATATAGATAGGAAATTGGATAGAGTAAAGATTCGATCCTGGAAAAGGTCTTTGGCTTTTTTTTCTTCGATTTGCATAGAACCAATACCAGTTTCTAAAAATTCTAACGAAAGGCAAGAAAACAAATGAAAACCGTGTTGACTCTCGAAGTCGATTCTATACCTTGGTTTTTATTCCGATGGAGTTGTAGCTCAGTTGGTCAGAGTGCCTGCCTGTCACGCAGGATGTCGCGGGTTCGAGCCCCGTCAACTCCGCCATCGGTTTTCCCCATTCATTCAATATATTCTTCTTTTTCTTTCTTAAATAGAATTTGATTTTCTTCTTCTAACACGCGAGCCACTTGCACAATCTTACTTCTTGCTTCGTTGATCTCTCGTAAGGTGACCCGAGGTTTCATATCTAGGATATCTAAAATATCTTCTGCTCGGTTTTGACTCATATTGTTTAGGAATTTTTTTCGAATTTCATCCCCAGCACCACGGATGGCAAGAGATATGGAAGTATCATCAGCAAGCCTGTTGATCAGGATTCGCATTTCCTTATTATCAAGGGAAAGGATATCTTCAAAGGTATAGAGTTTTTCTCGCACTTGGTCGGCCACATCGGGGGAGGTTTCTTCCAATTCGGAGAGGATGGTTTCTTCTGCCCCTTTTTCCATAAAGTTCAGAATGTTTGCAAGGACGTGAGCTCCACCGGCTTCGGAGTATTCCTGTTTGTCTCTTTCTTCGTATCGTTTTTTTAAGATACGCGCAATGTTTTGAATTACGTCGGGATGCGTTTTGGATGTGGTTGCCAAACGTACGGCAATTTTTGCCTGCTCTGGTTTGGGAAAAAGTTTCAAAACATCGGCAGCTTTTTTGGGATCTAGATGTGAGAGTGTCACGGCAATGATTTGAGGGGATTCCGTCCCAAGCATCCCTTGCAAAACACCCGGATCCACTTGGTTCAAAAATTCAAAATCATTTTTTGTTTCTTCTTTATGGATCTTCTTTAAAATCACATTGGCTTTTTCCGTGCCCACCGTATGTTCCAAAAGGGATTTGGCCGTGGAAAGCCCACCCGAAGTGGTTTCATTTAAATCTTCTATGGTATTGTGAAATTCTTTTAGGATGACTTCTCGTTCTTCCTTGGAAATGGATCGGATTTTAGACATCTCCAAAATCACCGCTTCGAGCATGGCATCATCTAAGTGTTTGAGAACATCGGCGGCCCTCTCTTTGCCCAGGGATAAAAGGAGTAGGGCGGCTTTCCTTACGCCAGGAGTGGCGGATGTGGGGTTCTCAGGCTTCATGTGACATAATTCTCCCGGTTTCCTGATACTGTCAAAAAAAACTTATCTAATGAGACAAAATTTTCTAAAGGTCTCATAAAAACGTACGATACCCTTTGTAAGTTAGAAAGATAAGGAAAACAAAACCAGATGGACAAAGCACATAAATTCAAAAGCACTCTCGAAAGATACATCCACTACCGGGGAATCGATATCGTTCTCCACCTAAAAGACGGACAAAGCATTGAACTCGATAAAAATCGCCAAATGATGGACGATGTAGTGATCGGGAACTTAGCCAATGGTGTTGTCCGCATTCCCGTCGCTGACATCCAAAGTGCCGATTTTTTCGCCGCTTAAATCCGAAATCTCATAAGTTCAAACAATACCCGCAATCAGACTCGGACGTTCCAGAAGAGTCTTTAAGGTTTTTAGGAATTCGGCCCCGACGGCACCATCGATCACTCGGTGGTCGCAAGAAAGGGTCAGAGACAAAACTCTTCCCGCCACCACAGACCCATTTTCTACCACGGGTTTTTCTTCCACAGAACCTACCGCAAGGATGGCACTCTCCGGTTCGTTGATGATGGCTGTAAACCGACTGATCCCATACATTCCTAAATTCGATATGGTAAAGGTTCCGTTCGAAAATTCTTCCGGTTTCAGTTTTCGTTCCCTTGCTTTTTTGGCGAGTTCCTTCACTTCCCGAGAAATCTCTAGAATTGATTTCCCATCTGCATTTCGTATGACAGGTGTTAAAAGCCCTCCATCGAGCGAGACGGCAATCCCTACATCCACTCGCCCAAATTGTAAAATCGAATCCCCTTGGAAACTGGCATTTACTTTGGGGTGAAGCCGGAGGCTTGCGGCAGTGGCTTTCACAATAATATCATTTAGGCTGACCTTTACTTGTTTCTCTGGATCTAAATGTTTTTGGAATTCCAAAAGATCGGCTCGGAAAGATTCCATAGCTTTGGCATTTACATCCACATTCAAATAAAAATGGGGGAGGTTTTGTTTGGATTCGGTGAGGCGTTTGGCAATGGTTTTACGCATTCCATTCAGAGTGACCACTTCATCCGATTGATTGATTTTGGCATAGGACGAACTGGAACTGGTTCCTTTGTTCAATGTATCGAGTACATCATTTTTTGTGATTCGACCTTCGGGACCGGTTCCAATCACTGTATGTAGGTCGATTCCATGTTCAATGGCAATGGACTTAGCCAAAGGGGAAGCAAGAACTCGTAAAGTCCCACGGTTAGCGGAAACAGTTGCACTCGCACCGTTTTCTTTTGAGTTCGGCGTTTGCAGTTTTGGTTGGGAAGTAACAGTGTTTGTTTCTTTTCCTGGGGAAACTGCTACCGGCTCTGCCTTTGTTTCTGGGATTGGATTTTTCGTGGGTGGATTTGTATCTTCCTTAGGTTTCACTGCATTCGGGGTTGGACTTGGTGCTGCAGTAGTTCTTGCCGGAATACTAGCTAACAGAGAGTTAATGTCTTCGCCTGGTTTTCCAATCACGGCAAGTGCTTCACCTACTTTAAGTTTGGCGCCCTCAGTATGTAGGATTTTTAAAATCACTCCGGTTTCAAAGGCTTCCATTTCCATCACGGCCTTGTCTGTTTCCACTTCCGCAATGATGTCACCGGGAGATACGGAATCTCCTTCTTGTTTCAACCACTTCACTATGGTTCCTTCCTCCATCGTGGGGGAAAGTTGGGTCATTTCTTGGATCTTTGCCATTACGGTTCTCCTACTGCAACATCTCGCGGATGGTATCGGCAACTCTTGTTGCATTGGGCAAACTCATTCGTTCTAAGTTCGCAGCGTAAGACATAGGTACATCCATTTGTGTCACTCGTTCGACGGGATGGTCCAAATAAGCGAAGGCATTTTTTTGGATGAGGTAAGCAATCTGGGCTCCAAATCCTGCGACAGGCCAACCTTCTTCGACGACGATGGCCCGGTTTGTTTTTTTAACCGATTCATAGATGAGATTTTCATCTAACGGGCGTAAACTGCGAAGATCGACTATTTCTACAGAGATTCCTTCTTTTTCTAAGAGGACAGCTGCTTCTTCAGCAAACACAAGGGCTCTTGACCAAGTAACCAGAGTAATGTCTGTTCCTTTTCGTTTGATTTCCCCAAGTCCAATTGGAATGGTAAATTCTTGTTCGGGGACTTCTCCTTTTGAACCATATAACACTTCTGATTCAATAAAGATGGTTGGGTTATTGTCCCGAATGGAAGATTTGAGTAATCCATACGCATCTTTTGGGGTGGCAGGACATACCACTTTAAGTCCCGGACAATGCGCATACCAAGATTCAAAGGCTTGTGAGTGTTGGGCACCGAGCCTTCCACCCACACCACCGGCGCCTCGAAAGACAATCGGCATAGGAAATTGGCCCCCACTCATATAATTGATTTTTGCAGCGGAATTGATGATTTGGTCAATGGCAACGAGAGAGAAGTTCCAAGTCATAAACTCAATGATCGGACGTAGACCCACCATGGCGGAACCCACTCCAATTCCCGCAAATCCATTTTCAGAAATGGGGGTGTCTATGACACGTTCCTCTCCGAACTTTGCGAGCATTCCTTGGGAAACTTTATAAGCCCCTTGGTAGTGGCCTACTTCTTCTCCCATTAAATAAATCAACGGATCTTTTTCCATTTCCTCAACCATGGCACGGTTCAATGCTTCTCTATACGTAAGTATGGCCATCTATTTGTCCTCCGCATACACATACTTGTGTAGTTGAGAAAGAGGAGGTTCGGGTGAGGTTTCCGCATACTCATAGGCCTCATCAATTTGGGTTTGGATTTCTAAATCCATTTTATCTAATTCTTCTATTTTAATCCCACCTAACTCTAGTTCGTGTCTGGCACGCATGAGGGGGTCTTTCTTTTTATAAGCATCCAATTCTTCTTTGGTTCTGTATTTGGCTGGGTCAGACATGGAATGACCACGGAAACGATAGGTAGAAACTTCAATGAGAGTGGGGCCTTCGCCGCGACGAGCTCGTTCCACAGCCACTTGCACATGGTCTTTTACCTTTCTCACTTCATCCCCTTCGATATGATCACGAGCCATGTCATAAGCATAAGCTCTGACAGAAACATCTTTGACGGCAAGTGCACGGTATTCGGGAGTACCCATCGCATAATGGTTGTTTTCACAAATAAAAACTACTGGGAGTTTCCAAATGGCAGCAAGGTTTAAACCTTCATGAAAGGAACCAATATTGGCAGCACCTTCCCCAAAAAAACAAATGGTAACAGAATCTTCTTTTTTATATTTAGAAGCAAAGGCAATCCCGGCAGCAAGAGAGATATGCCCTCCTACAATTCCGTGTCCTCCCATAAAGTGAGCGTTACGATCAAAGAAGTGCATGGAACCACCGTTACCTTTTGAGATTCCAGTTCCTTTACCAAATAACTCGGCCATTAGAGGTTTTGGATTTAGGCCCCTTGCCAAAGCATGGCCGTGGTCTCTGTAGGTGGAAACAATATAGTCTTTGGGGGTGAGGGCTGCTATTGAACCAACCCCAACAGCTTCTTGACCGATGTACAAATGTAAAAAACCACCAATCTTACCTACACTATAGGCTTTGGCAGCGGCTTCCTCAAACTTTCGTATAAGTACCATTTGTCTGTAGAACTCTTTCAACTCGCTCACAGATTGTGAGTCTTTTGGGACAGAAGAAACCAACTAGAACCTCCAAAACCAGTAAAAAACTACACCATTTAGACGGAGAAGGAAAGCAAAAATCTTGCTCTCAGAAGGATCGTAAAAGACAGTTTCCTTAGGACCTTTATGAAAATTACGAATGCTGGAATCGAATTCTTAGAATTCAATGAATTTAAAAATTTTGCTGTTGATTATGATTTGTTAGGTTCTGTATCTCTCAGCGAACCTGTTGTAGATAAAAATGGTAGTATCTTAATCAAAGAAAAAGTTGCCATAAAAGAAAACATTTTAAAGAAACTGGAAGGGATGGAAGGGAATTACATTCCTTCCTTTAAGTTGGCAATGTCAAAGGATTTGATGAGAATGCTTCGAATGGTCCTTTCGAAAGCTATCCTGAGCCGGATCGAAGACAGATCTAATGAATTTATTTATCACTTATATGAACAAAATGCGGAACGAATGGCAAGCCTCAAAGGAATCATCCAGAATTCTTTTTATTCAAAATCACTTGCCCTGTCTTTTTTTAGAATTTTGCTCAGCCATAAAGAGTTCTTTTACCACTTAGCTGACTTTGGACTTTTGAGTTTAGGATCTGTCATCCAAAAACAATATGGCTTTAAGATGGTCAATCGGTTCAGTTTCCTTGCCGGTCTTTGTGCCGACATCGCTGTATCCAAAGAAGGATTGTACAAACAAAGTTTTTTTGGATCTTCTCTTTCCTCTGCCGTGAATCTTTCTTTGGAAATCGCAAGAAAACTAAATCTTCCAGAGGAAGTCATCAGTGCCATTAATAACCATGGATCGAATGGATTCGAAATTCCAGAGGTGGTTCCTGCAACTGTGAACGTGGAAGATTTACGCAAACACCAATTGAACCAGGATCTACTCGCAGGGAGTGGAATGGAAGATGATGCGGGTGACGATGAAGAGGAAGCTGGTGAGTATGCTGATGAAACTGCAGCTGTCACCTTGGATGCCTTAAAGATTGCTCGTTATATCATGGAAAATTTAAAGACAACAACGGATAAAGAACATGTCTCTGAAAAACTCCTAGTGATGTTTACTTATAATGCAGAGAAGGGACTTTTTAGAAAGGACCTTGCGGATCCGATGATTGATCGGTTTAAAGAATTCGACCAAGCCATCAAACGCATTCGGACGATTGCAGAAATTGAAAATAAATGTAAGTTTCCCTCTTCTGCTTGGGCCTACCCAAAACCAAAGGCAGCCCAGATCTTATGTAAGGATAAAAATTACCAATGCCCTTGGATTGTGAATGGTTGGGACTTACGGATCATATCACCACAAGATCCATTTGGGCATATTGGTACTTCCCTTGATGTGGGAACTTATCCCAAATGTGCCTTGGAGGAAGAACTCCATGCAAAGATCAAATACACTGATTCTTAATTGGATTCGTTTTTGAAAACTGCCAGCGGCAGTCAATGAAACAGGTAGGGAATTTAGAAACTTGAAGCCTCATATAAAAAAACCAACCGAAACTCGGTTGGTTTTCTTTTTACAGAAAAAGATGATTAGAAACCTGCTGGTTTTTTCATGTCTTTTGTTGCGTCTTTAATCGCGCCTGTTGCTGCTTTTTTAGCTTCTGCTTCAGCAGTTTTAACAGCTGCATCCACTTTTTTCTCTACTTCTGTAGTTACTTTTTTTGCTGCATCTTCAACAGTTTCCATTTTTTCTTCAACAACTGGTTCTTCTTTTTTGCAGAAAGCAAGTCCAGAAGCCATAGTGACACCAAGAATTAAAACGAGTAGTTTTTTATTCATTGAAAGTTTTCTCCTAAAATCTTTTAATTCTGCCAAAACTACCCAATAATGATTTCCTTTGAAAGAAATTTCTGTATTTGATTGGAAAATTATCCTTTGGGAACAAATGTAAGGAATTCTTCTACTTCCTTTTTACTTCCAATAATGAGCGTTGTTCTTTCATGAAGGTCTTTGGGATTTAGGTCGAGGATTCGTTCTCCCTTCACAGTCACCGCCATTCCACCGGCCTGTTCTGCAATGAATGCCATGGGGGCCGCTTCGTACAACAACCGAAGTTTGCCATTCGGGTATTTAGATGATTTCGTATCGTTAGGATAGAGGAAAATCCCTCCTTTGAGTAGGTTCCTATGGAAATCCGCAACAAGCGAGCCAATATAACGGGCCGTTTTTGGTTTTTTTCCACCTTCAATGGATTTGATTTTCTGTAGGTAGTCTTGCACTTCGGGGGACCAATAAGAAGCGTTTCCTTCATTCGCAGAGTAGATATCCCCTGACTCTGGCATTTTCATATTGGGGTGTGACAATAAAAACTCGCCCACACTGGGATCTAAGGTGAAACCAGAAACTCCCTTTCCTGTGGAAAGAACGAGCATAGTAGAAGAGCCATAGATGATATACCCAGCACAACGTTGCAAATGGCCTTGTTGGAGGAGGTCTTTTTCCGTCCCCGGTTCTTTGGAGTTGGGTTCTAAACGTTGGTGGATGGAAAAGATGGTTCCGATAGAAACATTGGTATCGATATTGGAGGATCCGTCTAGTGGATCAATTGCCATGGTGTACTTTCCAATATTGTAACCGCCGGGAATGGGGATGATGTTTTCGTGTTCTTCACTGGCAAGGACACAAAGATGGCCACAGATCTTTAGGGACTGGTTGAAGGCATTGTCCGCGTATTGGTCCAATTTCATTTGGGTTTCACCCTGAACGTTGGTGTCTTCTGTGGCACCCAGGATATCGTCCAAAAGTCCTGCTTTTCGGACCTCTCGGCCTACAATTTTGGCGGCATAAACTAGGTGGCTGAGTAGGGCTGAAAATTCTCCGGAGGCATGAGGGATTTTGAGTTGCTCTTCTAGAATGAATTGCGATAGAGAGATGAGTTTTTTTTGTTTCGGTGTTGCGTTCACAGGTTCCCCGAGTAGTTTTTACACCATTTTGGGGGCATAACGTCAGGAGCAATCCTTTCTCCTTTTGATTGGCGAAGTCCCAACCGATACTAAAACTAAGATTCCGATGATAGAACCAACTCACGTAAGTCCTTCCCCTTCCATGCAAATGACAGACTACCATTCCAGACGACTCGGGATTAGTTTTGCCAGTGTGGGAGCCCATTTGGGTTGGGTTTATCTTGCTGGTGAGATTGTCTATGAATTTGGCCAGACGGAAAAAGAAGAATGGCTTCGCGGTCTTGTTTCGGCTCAGATTTCTGATCTGGTTCGGAACTTAGGTTATATGGATCCCCAAGCCTTAGGAACTTTTTCGGAAAAGGGAAGGGAATTTAAAATCAATATCATGCGCCTGCCGGAAGGAGAAGTCCCCGTTTTTGTTCTCGTGGTCCAAGAAGTGGAGCCGGAACTTTCCAAACGAAACTGGGAAGACCTTTCCAACCAAGTTTTGACCTTTTGTGCTACCGGGATTTCCTTACGAGAAAAAAACCTTCTCGATTTCCAAACGATTACGGATCCCATCCGAAAGAAAATGGAGAAATCGTTTTCTGGTGATGTCCATTCTGGAGTGATTGCTTTTTTCCATCTCCAAGACCTTTCTCCTTTTTTCAAACCCCTCGGCGTAGTCAAAAGCCAAGAAATTCTACGGGAAGTCACAGCGACTTTGCATAAAGAAACGAAGGATAACGAATTCAATTTCCAACTGAACCCCCGTTCTTACTTTCTATTCTGTCCAGGAGAAACCCTCGACGGAGCCAACCACCGCTTTGGATCTCTTTACTTTCCCTCGAAACATTTGATTTTGGACTACAAACTGAAGATTTTCCCCATTGATCGAGAGATTTTGGCGGATGATTCGAGGTTTTCTGCTATTTTCATAGAAAATTTCTGATTTGTTTTTCGGCTGAATTGACAAATCAGGGCGGTTTCCGATACCGTCAAAACTAGACCATTTTTACAAAAGGACAGTTGTTTGTCTATGACCCCACAAGTAGGGATTTATTTAAAAGAAGGGGAATCGATCGAGGCTGCGCTTCGAAGGTTCAAAAGAGATTGTGCAAACGCTGGTATCATGAGCGAAATCAAACGTAGAGAATACTTTGAAAAACCAAGCGTTGTGAAAAAGAAAGCTGTTGAAGCTGCGAAACGCAAACGAGACAAAAAGAAAAGACTATTCGCTAAAAAAGATAAACTTTAATCTTTAAGTCGGTTTTAGAATGACCCTTCAAGAGACGATCAATACCGATCTAAAAACGGCGTTAAAGGCCAAGGATGAAACCGTCCTGGGGACTTTGCGTCTTTTGAAAGCGGAAATTCAATATGAATTAACCAAAACCGGTGCTTCCGAGCTGACGGATACTGCTGTGATGCAGATCCTCAAATCCAATTTCAAACGCAGAAAGGACACGGCAGTCGAATATGACAAAGCCAATCGTCCCGATCTATCAAGCAAAGAAATTCAGGAAGCAGAAGTCATCTCTCGTTATATTCCAGAAGAAGTCTCCGATGAAGAAATCTCCAAGGCAGTTGCAGAGGCCATTGGGGAATTGAATGCTAGCGGAGCCCAGGATATGGGAAAGGTGATGGGTAAAGTTATGGCAAAATTTAAAGGACAAAATATAGACGGCTCCAAGGTATCTTCCCTCGCAAAACAAGCACTTAGCGCCCGTTAATACTGTTAAACTGTGAATCCTTACCAAAGTTTTAAAGAAAGAGTTCGCAGAGAAGTCTCCATTGACTCATACATCAATCGATTTGTACCCTTACGTCGTATGGGGAGAAATCTTGTGGGCATCTGCCCATTCCATAATGAAAAAACACCCTCCTTCAATGTAAACTCAGAAGGTGGGTTTTACCACTGTTTTGGATGTAAAGCCTCTGGTGATTTATTTCGATTTGTGATGGACTACCAAAAGGTAGACTTTCTCAAATCTTTAGAAATCCTTTCTGATTATTCTGGCATTCCTCTTGTAGAAAGAACCAAAGAAGAAGAAGAGTCCGATCGTAAAAAAGAAGCTCTCTACCAAATTTCTCAAAAAGCCTTAGAATACTTTCAAAGAAATCTAAATACCAGTGCTGGTGAAGTGGCACTTAAATATTTAGAATCTCGCGGGTTATACGCTGAAGACATAAAAGTTTTTAAAATTGGATTTGGTCTTCCTGGATTTGGAAATTTACGCCAAGATTTGTTTAAAACAGAAGCCGAAGTGAAGTTAGGTGAACAGTTGGGTTTACTCAAACGCCAAGACCAAAATAGAGATCCTTATGATTTCTTTCGCAGTCGCATTATGTTTCCGGTGATTGATACCAAGGCCCGTGTGATTGCCTTTTCTGGAAGAATCTTGGGCGAATCAGAAGAAGCAAAATACATCAATAGCCCGAACTCTCTCATCTATGACAAAAGCCGTACGTTTTATAATTTAAATTTAGCACAAGATAGCATTCGTAAAACGAGAGAAGCCGTGATCGTCGAAGGTGTGTTTGATGCCATTGGACTCTTTCGCAAAGGGATTGAGTTTGTTGTCGCTCCTCTCGGAACCGGATTTACGGAAGGGCATGTTCGTATATTGAAGAATATGGCGGATAAAGTGTACTTAATGATGGATTCTGATAAAGCAGGAACCAAAGGTGCATTTCGGGCTGTGAATCTACTTTCGAAAGAAGGGGTGAGCGTTAAGGTCTGCCATATTCCAGAAGGAAAAGATCCTTTTGATTATTCCCTCCATCACAACAAACAAGAAATCCGTGATTTACTCGAAGCTGCGGCACCAGCATCTCAGTTTATGATCCGGGAAGTTCTCGGTGGAGCAGGACCTAGTTCCCTTGCCGAAGAAAAACAAGCCAGTGTCAAAAAACTCTTCGAATTCCTAAGGCCAATGGAAAAGGAAATCGACAAACAAGTCTATTTAGAAGAGGGTGCACGCCAACTCGGGCTTTCGTTTTCTTCACTTTTTCAGGACTTTCGTGGCAAACCAGGTGTAACTTCGACCCCCTCCGTGGTCGATACTAAGAAGGAAAGAACACAGGCCAAACCGGGAAAAGTTTCCTCCATTTTGGTTTGTGAACGAAAGATGATCGCCATGCTCATTCAGAATTTGGAACTTTTTAGTTTCGCTGATGATTTGCTTGGTCTTGAGTTTCGGGATGAGGTATCTGCCTTTCTTTGGGACTATTTATATACTAAGTATTTGCAGAATGAGAACCTAACAGCTGCAGAAATTCTTTCGAGGGAAGAGATTCCTTCGGAATACCTGGGAATGATTGCCGAACATTTTACGGCCGATGATTCGACAAGCCCAGGAACGTTTAAAGGGATGTTTCTTTACCATGCGGATTTGTTGGATGACGCG
The sequence above is drawn from the Leptospira sp. WS4.C2 genome and encodes:
- a CDS encoding pyruvate dehydrogenase complex dihydrolipoamide acetyltransferase, whose translation is MAKIQEMTQLSPTMEEGTIVKWLKQEGDSVSPGDIIAEVETDKAVMEMEAFETGVILKILHTEGAKLKVGEALAVIGKPGEDINSLLASIPARTTAAPSPTPNAVKPKEDTNPPTKNPIPETKAEPVAVSPGKETNTVTSQPKLQTPNSKENGASATVSANRGTLRVLASPLAKSIAIEHGIDLHTVIGTGPEGRITKNDVLDTLNKGTSSSSSYAKINQSDEVVTLNGMRKTIAKRLTESKQNLPHFYLNVDVNAKAMESFRADLLEFQKHLDPEKQVKVSLNDIIVKATAASLRLHPKVNASFQGDSILQFGRVDVGIAVSLDGGLLTPVIRNADGKSILEISREVKELAKKARERKLKPEEFSNGTFTISNLGMYGISRFTAIINEPESAILAVGSVEEKPVVENGSVVAGRVLSLTLSCDHRVIDGAVGAEFLKTLKTLLERPSLIAGIV
- the dnaG gene encoding DNA primase; translated protein: MNPYQSFKERVRREVSIDSYINRFVPLRRMGRNLVGICPFHNEKTPSFNVNSEGGFYHCFGCKASGDLFRFVMDYQKVDFLKSLEILSDYSGIPLVERTKEEEESDRKKEALYQISQKALEYFQRNLNTSAGEVALKYLESRGLYAEDIKVFKIGFGLPGFGNLRQDLFKTEAEVKLGEQLGLLKRQDQNRDPYDFFRSRIMFPVIDTKARVIAFSGRILGESEEAKYINSPNSLIYDKSRTFYNLNLAQDSIRKTREAVIVEGVFDAIGLFRKGIEFVVAPLGTGFTEGHVRILKNMADKVYLMMDSDKAGTKGAFRAVNLLSKEGVSVKVCHIPEGKDPFDYSLHHNKQEIRDLLEAAAPASQFMIREVLGGAGPSSLAEEKQASVKKLFEFLRPMEKEIDKQVYLEEGARQLGLSFSSLFQDFRGKPGVTSTPSVVDTKKERTQAKPGKVSSILVCERKMIAMLIQNLELFSFADDLLGLEFRDEVSAFLWDYLYTKYLQNENLTAAEILSREEIPSEYLGMIAEHFTADDSTSPGTFKGMFLYHADLLDDARMEELVKEMAKPDLTIEEKNNFLSELSLLKSEKNKRSVYLRTIQTLEV
- the rpsU gene encoding 30S ribosomal protein S21, encoding MTPQVGIYLKEGESIEAALRRFKRDCANAGIMSEIKRREYFEKPSVVKKKAVEAAKRKRDKKKRLFAKKDKL
- the pdhA gene encoding pyruvate dehydrogenase (acetyl-transferring) E1 component subunit alpha produces the protein MVSSVPKDSQSVSELKEFYRQMVLIRKFEEAAAKAYSVGKIGGFLHLYIGQEAVGVGSIAALTPKDYIVSTYRDHGHALARGLNPKPLMAELFGKGTGISKGNGGSMHFFDRNAHFMGGHGIVGGHISLAAGIAFASKYKKEDSVTICFFGEGAANIGSFHEGLNLAAIWKLPVVFICENNHYAMGTPEYRALAVKDVSVRAYAYDMARDHIEGDEVRKVKDHVQVAVERARRGEGPTLIEVSTYRFRGHSMSDPAKYRTKEELDAYKKKDPLMRARHELELGGIKIEELDKMDLEIQTQIDEAYEYAETSPEPPLSQLHKYVYAEDK
- the fbp gene encoding class 1 fructose-bisphosphatase — encoded protein: MNATPKQKKLISLSQFILEEQLKIPHASGEFSALLSHLVYAAKIVGREVRKAGLLDDILGATEDTNVQGETQMKLDQYADNAFNQSLKICGHLCVLASEEHENIIPIPGGYNIGKYTMAIDPLDGSSNIDTNVSIGTIFSIHQRLEPNSKEPGTEKDLLQQGHLQRCAGYIIYGSSTMLVLSTGKGVSGFTLDPSVGEFLLSHPNMKMPESGDIYSANEGNASYWSPEVQDYLQKIKSIEGGKKPKTARYIGSLVADFHRNLLKGGIFLYPNDTKSSKYPNGKLRLLYEAAPMAFIAEQAGGMAVTVKGERILDLNPKDLHERTTLIIGSKKEVEEFLTFVPKG
- a CDS encoding GatB/YqeY domain-containing protein codes for the protein MTLQETINTDLKTALKAKDETVLGTLRLLKAEIQYELTKTGASELTDTAVMQILKSNFKRRKDTAVEYDKANRPDLSSKEIQEAEVISRYIPEEVSDEEISKAVAEAIGELNASGAQDMGKVMGKVMAKFKGQNIDGSKVSSLAKQALSAR
- a CDS encoding CDP-alcohol phosphatidyltransferase family protein, with product MQIEEKKAKDLFQDRIFTLSNFLSIFRVLLLPFFFQSTFDYAHDPANLRAFFASIFYATAAVFSDYLDGLFARLLHQETTLGRYLDPVCDKLVTLGGLFVVTIHFDFPSWILIVYFIREVLGVWLGGYLYLKRGLQGRPNWWGKFGVGIVAVSVIWYMSLPYFLQFGAPYEFLMYPVISAYVLLFVLTAGVIAYVVRYWNIVFHPESIELDPENKKQAKKYQKI
- the fliG gene encoding flagellar motor switch protein FliG; translated protein: MKPENPTSATPGVRKAALLLLSLGKERAADVLKHLDDAMLEAVILEMSKIRSISKEEREVILKEFHNTIEDLNETTSGGLSTAKSLLEHTVGTEKANVILKKIHKEETKNDFEFLNQVDPGVLQGMLGTESPQIIAVTLSHLDPKKAADVLKLFPKPEQAKIAVRLATTSKTHPDVIQNIARILKKRYEERDKQEYSEAGGAHVLANILNFMEKGAEETILSELEETSPDVADQVREKLYTFEDILSLDNKEMRILINRLADDTSISLAIRGAGDEIRKKFLNNMSQNRAEDILDILDMKPRVTLREINEARSKIVQVARVLEEENQILFKKEKEEYIE
- a CDS encoding pyruvate dehydrogenase complex E1 component subunit beta produces the protein MAILTYREALNRAMVEEMEKDPLIYLMGEEVGHYQGAYKVSQGMLAKFGEERVIDTPISENGFAGIGVGSAMVGLRPIIEFMTWNFSLVAIDQIINSAAKINYMSGGQFPMPIVFRGAGGVGGRLGAQHSQAFESWYAHCPGLKVVCPATPKDAYGLLKSSIRDNNPTIFIESEVLYGSKGEVPEQEFTIPIGLGEIKRKGTDITLVTWSRALVFAEEAAVLLEKEGISVEIVDLRSLRPLDENLIYESVKKTNRAIVVEEGWPVAGFGAQIAYLIQKNAFAYLDHPVERVTQMDVPMSYAANLERMSLPNATRVADTIREMLQ